From one Neovison vison isolate M4711 chromosome 1, ASM_NN_V1, whole genome shotgun sequence genomic stretch:
- the AGPAT1 gene encoding 1-acyl-sn-glycerol-3-phosphate acyltransferase alpha: MELWPGVWTVLLLLLLLLLFLLPALWFCSPSAKYFFKMAFYNGWILFLAVLAIPVCAVRGRNVENMKILRLMLLHIKYLYGIRVEVRGAHHFPPSQPYVVVSNHQSSLDLLGMMEVLPGRCVPIAKRELLWAGSAGLACWLAGVIFIDRKRTGDAISVMSEVAQTLLTQDVRVWVFPEGTRNHNGSMLPFKRGAFHLAVQAQVPIVPIVMSSYQDFYCKKERRFTSGRCQVRVLPPVPTEGLTPDDVPALADKVRHSMLTVFREISTDGRGGGDYLKKSGGVGEARL; this comes from the exons ATGGAGCTGTGGCCGGGGGTATGGactgtgctgctgctgctgctcctgctgctgctcttcctgctgcccGCCCTGTGGTTCTGCAGCCCCAGTGCCAAATACTTCTTCAAGATGGCCTTCTACAATGGCTGGATCCTCTTCCTGGCTGTGCTCGCCATCCCTGTGTGTGCTGTGCGAGGACGCAACGTTGAGAACATGAA GATCTTGCGCCTGATGCTGCTCCACATCAAATACCTGTATGGGATCCGAGTGGAGGTGCGTGGGGCTCACCACTTCCCTCCCTCACAGCCCTACGTCGTGGTCTCCAACCACCAGAGCTCACTCGACCTGCTTG GGATGATGGAGGTACTGCCAGGCCGCTGTGTGCCCATTGCCAAGCGTGAGCTGCTGTGGGCTGGCTCTGCTGGGCTGGCATGCTGGCTGGCAGGAGTCATCTTCATTGACCGGAAGCGCacaggggatgccatcagtgtCATGTCTGAAGTCGCCCAGACCCTGCTCACCCAGGAT GTGCGGGTCTGGGTTTTTCCTGAGGGCACAAGAAACCACAATGGCTCCATGCTGCCCTTCAAACGTGGCGCCTTCCACCTTGCAGTCCAAGCCCAG GTTCCCATTGTCCCCATAGTCATGTCCTCCTATCAAGACTTCTATTGCAAGAAGGAGCGCCGCTTCACTTCGG GGCGATGTCAGGTACGGGTGCTGCCCCCAGTGCCCACAGAAGGGCTGACACCAGATGACGTCCCAGCTCTGGCTGACAAAGTCCGACACTCCATGCTCACCGTTTTCCGGGAAATCTCCACTGATGGCCGGGGCGGTGGTGACTATCTGAAGAAGTCTGGAGGGGTGGGCGAGGCCCGGCTCTGA
- the EGFL8 gene encoding epidermal growth factor-like protein 8 — translation MGSRNELYTVFGGLSFLLLLMSAQGAKGGSLKESQGVCSKQMLVVPLHYNESYSQPVYKPYLTVCNGRRICSTYRTTYQVAWREVRREVQQTHVVCCQGWKKRHPGALTCDEAICAKPCLNRGICVRPEQCECAPGWGGKHCHVDVDECRTGVTLCSHHCVNTAGSFTCSCPQGLVLGQDRRTCAEGLLEPPAGASILSVAVREAEHDKHDLRQEIRELRGRLERLEQWAGQAGAWVRAVLPMPPEELQPEKVAELWGRNDRIESLSDQVLLLEERLGACSCEDNSLGIDLRRPKRNLSRARVP, via the exons ATGGGGTCCAGGAATGAGCTGTACACTGTCTTCGGCGGACTGTCATTCCTCCTGCTACTGATGTCAGCCCAGGGGGCCAAGGGCGGATCCCTCAAAGAGAG TCAGGGGGTCTGCTCCAAGCAGATGCTGGTGGTCCCCCTCCACTACAACGAGTCCTACAGCCAGCCAGTGTATAAGCCCTACCTGACTGTGTGCAATGGACGGCGCATCTGCAGCACCTACAG GACCACATACCAAGTGGCATGGAGGGAGGTGAGGAGAGAGGTGCAGCAGACCCACGTTGTGTGCTGCCAGGGCTGGAAGAAGCGACATCCCGGGGCGCTCACCTGTGACGAAG CGATATGTGCCAAGCCCTGTCTGAACCGAGGCATTTGTGTCAGGCCAGAGCAGTGCGAGTGCGCCCCAGGCTGGGGTGGGAAGCACTGTCATGTGG ACGTGGATGAATGTAGGACTGGCGTCACCCTCTGCTCGCACCACTGTGTCAACACGGCAGGCAGCTTCACTTGCAGCTGTCCCCAAGGTCTGGTGCTGGGCCAGGACAGGCGCACCTGTGCAGAGGGTCTCCTGGAGCCGCCAGCCGGTGCCAGCATCCTCAGCGTGGCGG TTCGGGAAGCTGAACATGACAAGCATGACTTGAGGCAGGAGATTCGGGAGCTGCGAGGGCGCCTGGAGCGGCTGGAGCAG TGGGCTGGTCAGGCGGGGGCCTGGGTCCGGGCTGTGCTGCCCATGCCCCCTGAAGAGCTACAGCCAGAAAAGGTGGCAGAGCTGTGGGGCCGCAACGACAGGATAGAGTCTCTGAGTGACCAGGTGCTGCTGCTGGAGGAGAGGCTGGGCGCCT GCTCCTGTGAGGACAACAGCCTGGGCATAGACCTCAGACGGCCGAAAAGGAACCTCTCCAGAGCCCGGGTCCCCTAA
- the PPT2 gene encoding lysosomal thioesterase PPT2 isoform X1 has protein sequence MAWGELQALIAPFSGGSMLGLRGLLLPPAGILLLLPFLPPLLLPAAPAPHRASYKPVIVVHGLFDSSYSFRHLLEYINETHPGTVVTVLDLFDGRESLRPLWEQVQGFGEAVAPIMAEAPEGVHLICYSQGGLVCRALLSVMEEHNVDSFISLSSPQMGQYGDTDYLKWLFPTSMRSNLYRICYSPWGQEFSICNYWHDPHHDDLYLNASSFLALINGERDHPNATAWRKNFLRVGRLVLIGGPDDGVITPWQSSFFGFYDANETVLEMEEQPVYLRDSFGLKTLLARGAIVRCPMAGIAHTAWHSNRTLYETCIEPWLS, from the exons ATGGCCTGGGGTGAACTGCAG GCCCTCATCGCCCCATTCTCAGGCGGGAGCATGCTGGGCCTCAGAGGGCTGCTGCTCCCCCCGGCGGGGATCCTGCTCCTGTTGCCATTCCTGCCGCCGCTACTGCTGCCAGCAGCCCCTGCGCCCCATCGCGCTTCCTACAAACCGGTCATCGTGGTGCACGGGCTCTTTGACAGCTCATACAGCTTCCGCCACCTGCTGGAATACATCAACGAG ACACACCCTGGGACTGTGGTGACTGTGCTCGATCTCTTCGATGGAAGAGAGAGCTTGCGACCCTTGTGGGAACAGGTGCAAGGGTTCGGAGAGGCTGTGGCCCCCATCATGGCAGAGGCCCCTGAAGGGGTGCATCTCATCTGCTACTCGCAGG GGGGCCTGGTGTGCCGGGCACTGCTGTCCGTCATGGAGGAGCACAACGTGGattctttcatctctctctcctctccacaaaTGGGACAGTATGGAG ATACGGACTATTTGAAGTGGCTTTTCCCTACCTCCATGAGGTCTAACCTCTACCGGATCTGCTACAGCCCCTGGGGCCAAGAATTCTCCATCTGCAACTACTGGCACG ACCCCCACCATGATGACTTATACCTCAATGCCAGCAGCTTCCTGGCCCTGATTAATGGGGAAAGAGATCATCCCAATGCCACTG CATGGAGGAAGAACTTTCTTCGTGTGGGCCGCCTGGTGCTGATTGGGGGTCCTGATGATGGTGTTATTACCCCCTGGCAGTCTAG CTTCTTTGGTTTCTATGACGCTAATGAGACGGTCTTGGAGATGGAGGAGCAACCG GTTTATCTGCGGGATTCTTTTGGGTTGAAGACACTCTTGGCCCGGGGAGCCATAGTGAGGTGTCCGATGGCTGGGATCGCCCACACGGCCTGGCACTCCAACCGTACCCTTTATGAGACCTGCATTGAACCctggctctcctga
- the PPT2 gene encoding lysosomal thioesterase PPT2 isoform X4 codes for MLGLRGLLLPPAGILLLLPFLPPLLLPAAPAPHRASYKPVIVVHGLFDSSYSFRHLLEYINETHPGTVVTVLDLFDGRESLRPLWEQVQGFGEAVAPIMAEAPEGVHLICYSQGGLVCRALLSVMEEHNVDSFISLSSPQMGQYGDTDYLKWLFPTSMRSNLYRICYSPWGQEFSICNYWHDPHHDDLYLNASSFLALINGERDHPNATAWRKNFLRVGRLVLIGGPDDGVITPWQSSFFGFYDANETVLEMEEQPVYLRDSFGLKTLLARGAIVRCPMAGIAHTAWHSNRTLYETCIEPWLS; via the exons ATGCTGGGCCTCAGAGGGCTGCTGCTCCCCCCGGCGGGGATCCTGCTCCTGTTGCCATTCCTGCCGCCGCTACTGCTGCCAGCAGCCCCTGCGCCCCATCGCGCTTCCTACAAACCGGTCATCGTGGTGCACGGGCTCTTTGACAGCTCATACAGCTTCCGCCACCTGCTGGAATACATCAACGAG ACACACCCTGGGACTGTGGTGACTGTGCTCGATCTCTTCGATGGAAGAGAGAGCTTGCGACCCTTGTGGGAACAGGTGCAAGGGTTCGGAGAGGCTGTGGCCCCCATCATGGCAGAGGCCCCTGAAGGGGTGCATCTCATCTGCTACTCGCAGG GGGGCCTGGTGTGCCGGGCACTGCTGTCCGTCATGGAGGAGCACAACGTGGattctttcatctctctctcctctccacaaaTGGGACAGTATGGAG ATACGGACTATTTGAAGTGGCTTTTCCCTACCTCCATGAGGTCTAACCTCTACCGGATCTGCTACAGCCCCTGGGGCCAAGAATTCTCCATCTGCAACTACTGGCACG ACCCCCACCATGATGACTTATACCTCAATGCCAGCAGCTTCCTGGCCCTGATTAATGGGGAAAGAGATCATCCCAATGCCACTG CATGGAGGAAGAACTTTCTTCGTGTGGGCCGCCTGGTGCTGATTGGGGGTCCTGATGATGGTGTTATTACCCCCTGGCAGTCTAG CTTCTTTGGTTTCTATGACGCTAATGAGACGGTCTTGGAGATGGAGGAGCAACCG GTTTATCTGCGGGATTCTTTTGGGTTGAAGACACTCTTGGCCCGGGGAGCCATAGTGAGGTGTCCGATGGCTGGGATCGCCCACACGGCCTGGCACTCCAACCGTACCCTTTATGAGACCTGCATTGAACCctggctctcctga
- the PPT2 gene encoding lysosomal thioesterase PPT2 isoform X2, whose amino-acid sequence MRCEGGSMLGLRGLLLPPAGILLLLPFLPPLLLPAAPAPHRASYKPVIVVHGLFDSSYSFRHLLEYINETHPGTVVTVLDLFDGRESLRPLWEQVQGFGEAVAPIMAEAPEGVHLICYSQGGLVCRALLSVMEEHNVDSFISLSSPQMGQYGDTDYLKWLFPTSMRSNLYRICYSPWGQEFSICNYWHDPHHDDLYLNASSFLALINGERDHPNATAWRKNFLRVGRLVLIGGPDDGVITPWQSSFFGFYDANETVLEMEEQPVYLRDSFGLKTLLARGAIVRCPMAGIAHTAWHSNRTLYETCIEPWLS is encoded by the exons ATGCGGTGCGAGG GCGGGAGCATGCTGGGCCTCAGAGGGCTGCTGCTCCCCCCGGCGGGGATCCTGCTCCTGTTGCCATTCCTGCCGCCGCTACTGCTGCCAGCAGCCCCTGCGCCCCATCGCGCTTCCTACAAACCGGTCATCGTGGTGCACGGGCTCTTTGACAGCTCATACAGCTTCCGCCACCTGCTGGAATACATCAACGAG ACACACCCTGGGACTGTGGTGACTGTGCTCGATCTCTTCGATGGAAGAGAGAGCTTGCGACCCTTGTGGGAACAGGTGCAAGGGTTCGGAGAGGCTGTGGCCCCCATCATGGCAGAGGCCCCTGAAGGGGTGCATCTCATCTGCTACTCGCAGG GGGGCCTGGTGTGCCGGGCACTGCTGTCCGTCATGGAGGAGCACAACGTGGattctttcatctctctctcctctccacaaaTGGGACAGTATGGAG ATACGGACTATTTGAAGTGGCTTTTCCCTACCTCCATGAGGTCTAACCTCTACCGGATCTGCTACAGCCCCTGGGGCCAAGAATTCTCCATCTGCAACTACTGGCACG ACCCCCACCATGATGACTTATACCTCAATGCCAGCAGCTTCCTGGCCCTGATTAATGGGGAAAGAGATCATCCCAATGCCACTG CATGGAGGAAGAACTTTCTTCGTGTGGGCCGCCTGGTGCTGATTGGGGGTCCTGATGATGGTGTTATTACCCCCTGGCAGTCTAG CTTCTTTGGTTTCTATGACGCTAATGAGACGGTCTTGGAGATGGAGGAGCAACCG GTTTATCTGCGGGATTCTTTTGGGTTGAAGACACTCTTGGCCCGGGGAGCCATAGTGAGGTGTCCGATGGCTGGGATCGCCCACACGGCCTGGCACTCCAACCGTACCCTTTATGAGACCTGCATTGAACCctggctctcctga
- the PPT2 gene encoding lysosomal thioesterase PPT2 isoform X3 has protein sequence MNSCGSMLGLRGLLLPPAGILLLLPFLPPLLLPAAPAPHRASYKPVIVVHGLFDSSYSFRHLLEYINETHPGTVVTVLDLFDGRESLRPLWEQVQGFGEAVAPIMAEAPEGVHLICYSQGGLVCRALLSVMEEHNVDSFISLSSPQMGQYGDTDYLKWLFPTSMRSNLYRICYSPWGQEFSICNYWHDPHHDDLYLNASSFLALINGERDHPNATAWRKNFLRVGRLVLIGGPDDGVITPWQSSFFGFYDANETVLEMEEQPVYLRDSFGLKTLLARGAIVRCPMAGIAHTAWHSNRTLYETCIEPWLS, from the exons ATGAACAGTT GCGGGAGCATGCTGGGCCTCAGAGGGCTGCTGCTCCCCCCGGCGGGGATCCTGCTCCTGTTGCCATTCCTGCCGCCGCTACTGCTGCCAGCAGCCCCTGCGCCCCATCGCGCTTCCTACAAACCGGTCATCGTGGTGCACGGGCTCTTTGACAGCTCATACAGCTTCCGCCACCTGCTGGAATACATCAACGAG ACACACCCTGGGACTGTGGTGACTGTGCTCGATCTCTTCGATGGAAGAGAGAGCTTGCGACCCTTGTGGGAACAGGTGCAAGGGTTCGGAGAGGCTGTGGCCCCCATCATGGCAGAGGCCCCTGAAGGGGTGCATCTCATCTGCTACTCGCAGG GGGGCCTGGTGTGCCGGGCACTGCTGTCCGTCATGGAGGAGCACAACGTGGattctttcatctctctctcctctccacaaaTGGGACAGTATGGAG ATACGGACTATTTGAAGTGGCTTTTCCCTACCTCCATGAGGTCTAACCTCTACCGGATCTGCTACAGCCCCTGGGGCCAAGAATTCTCCATCTGCAACTACTGGCACG ACCCCCACCATGATGACTTATACCTCAATGCCAGCAGCTTCCTGGCCCTGATTAATGGGGAAAGAGATCATCCCAATGCCACTG CATGGAGGAAGAACTTTCTTCGTGTGGGCCGCCTGGTGCTGATTGGGGGTCCTGATGATGGTGTTATTACCCCCTGGCAGTCTAG CTTCTTTGGTTTCTATGACGCTAATGAGACGGTCTTGGAGATGGAGGAGCAACCG GTTTATCTGCGGGATTCTTTTGGGTTGAAGACACTCTTGGCCCGGGGAGCCATAGTGAGGTGTCCGATGGCTGGGATCGCCCACACGGCCTGGCACTCCAACCGTACCCTTTATGAGACCTGCATTGAACCctggctctcctga
- the PRRT1 gene encoding proline-rich transmembrane protein 1 has protein sequence MSSEKSGLSDSVPHTSPPPYNAPQPPAEPPAPPPQAAPSSHHHHHHHYHQSGTATLPRLGAGGLASSAATGQRGPSSSATLPRPPHHAPPGPAAGAPPPGCATLPRMPPDPYLQETRFEGPLPPPPPAAAAPPPPAPSHTAQAPGFVVPTHTGAVGTLPLGGYVAPGYPLQLQPCTAYVPVYPVGTPYAGGTPGGTGVTSTLPPPPQGPGLALLEPRRPPHDYMPIAVLTTICCFWPTGIIAIFKAVQVRTALARGDMVSAEIASREARNFSFISLAVGIAAMVLCTILTVVIIIAAQHHENYWDP, from the exons ATGTCATCGGAAAAGTCag GCCTCTCAGACTCAGTCCCTCACACCTCTCCACCACCCTATaatgccccccagcccccagccgaaccccccgccccacccccacaggcaGCCCCCTcctctcaccaccaccaccaccaccactaccaccagtCCGGGACTGCCACCCTCCCGCGCTTAGGGGCAGGCGGCCTGGCTTCTTCCGCGGCCACTGGTCAGCGCGGTCCCTCATCTTCCGCCACTCTGCCGCGGCCACCACACCAcgccccgcccggcccggccGCTGGGGCGCCCCCACCCGGCTGCGCTACCTTGCCCCGCATGCCACCCGACCCTTACCTGCAGGAGACTCGCTTCGAGGGCCCACTGCCCCCGCCGCCGCCAGCCGCCGCCGCTCCGCCCCCGCCGGCGCCCTCTCATACTGCCCAGGCTCCGGGCTTCGTGGTGCCCACGCACACGGGGGCGGTAGGCACGCTGCCACTGGGGGGCTACGTAGCCCCTGGCTACCCCTTACAGCTGCAGCCTTGCACCGCCTATGTGCCGGTCTACCCGGTGGGCACG CCCTATGCAGGCGGGACCCCGGGGGGAACAGGAGTAACCTCCACGCTCCCCCCGCCGCCCCAGGGCCCAGGGTTGGCCCTGCTGGAGCCGAGGCGCCCGCCGCACGACTACATGCCCATCGCGGTGCTGACCACCATCTGCTGCTTCTGGCCTACGGGCATCATCGCCATCTTCAAGGCAGTGCAG GTACGCACGGCCTTGGCCCGCGGAGACATGGTGTCTGCCGAGATCGCTTCACGCGAGGCCCGGAACTTCTCCTTCATCTCCCTGGCGGTGGGCATTGCAGCCATGGTGCTCTGTACTATCCTCACTGTAGTCATCATCATCGCCGCGCAGCACCACGAGAACTACTGGGATCCGTAA
- the FKBPL gene encoding FK506-binding protein-like, with amino-acid sequence METPPVNPMGEKDTSRPQQQWEKKPQENLNSTTQISQQPQDPPTEILELRVSPNPASQILQKPQGTEKLAAGLQGDSAKSYGSTSEIPEPLQASDLWYCPDGSFVKKIIIRGHGLDKPKLGSCCRVLAFGFPFGSGLPEGWTEITVGLGPWREGTWGELIEKCLESMCQGEEAELQLSEHSESPFRLTLASFTQGRDSWELDASEKEALAREERARGTELFRAGNPEGAARCYGRALRLLLTLPPPGPPERTVLHANLAACQLLLGQPQLAAQSCDRALEREPDHLKALYRRGVAQAALGNLEKATADLRKVLEVDPKNRAAQEELGKVIILGKKQDAGLAQGLRKMFG; translated from the coding sequence ATGGAGACGCCACCAGTCAATCCAATGGGAGAGAAGGACACCTCGCGACCCCAACAACAATGGGAAAAGAAACCCCAGGAGAACCTTAATTCAACTACTCAGATTAGCCAGCAGCCCCAAGACCCTCCTACTGAAATCCTTGAGCTGAGAGTGAGCCCAAATCCAGCCAGCCAAATACTACAGAAACCTCAAGGGACTGAAAAACTGGCAGCTGGACTTCAGGGAGACTCTGCTAAGTCTTATGGATCAACCAGTGAGATACCAGAGCCCCTTCAAGCTTCCGATCTCTGGTACTGCCCCGATGGGAGCTTTGTTAAGAAGATCATAATCCGTGGCCATGGCTTGGACAAACCCAAGCTAGGCTCCTGCTGCCGGGTACTGGCTTTTGGGTTTCCTTTTGGGTCAGGCCTGCCAGAGGGCTGGACAGAGATAACTGTGGGGTTGGGCCCGTGGAGGGAGGGGACTTGGGGGGAACTCATAGAGAAATGCTTGGAGTCCATGTGTCAGGGTGAGGAGGCAGAGCTTCAGCTCTCTGAGCACTCTGAATCTCCTTTCAGGCTCACACTGGCCTCCTTCACTCAGGGCAGGGACTCCTGGGAGCTGGATGCCAGTGAGAAGGAAGCCCTGGCCAGGGAAGAACGTGCAAGGGGCACAGAACTATTTCGAGCTGGGAACCCTGAAGGGGCTGCCAGATGCTATGGACGGGCTCTTCGGCTGCTGTTGACTTTACCTCCACCTGGCCCTCCAGAACGAACTGTTCTTCATGCCAACCTGGCCGCCTGTCAGTTGTTGTTAGGGCAGCCCCAGCTGGCAGCCCAGAGCTGTGACCGAGCACTGGAGCGGGAGCCTGACCATTTAAAGGCCTTGTACCGAAGAGGGGTTGCCCAGGCTGCCCTTGGGAACCTTGAAAAAGCAACTGCTGACCTCAGGAAGGTGCTGGAGGTAGACCCAAAAAACCGGGCAGCCCAGGAAGAGCTGGGAAAGGTGATCattctggggaaaaaacaagATGCAGGTCTGGCTCAGGGTCTGCGCAAGATGTTTGGCtga